The following proteins are co-located in the Pirellulales bacterium genome:
- a CDS encoding DUF697 domain-containing protein: MSFLPRKLGLVLLAFAAGWAYAAVAWFPTIVDIYQRVHAQQPWLAYSYLSVVGAGGLTLAGLTVGIIAHLWKNSAAKAKNEARRSRDPSALSTGERRDEIADNLAAGRDFAESEHADPAVRTKLREAIVELESKQSAQRLEIAAFGTISSGKSTLLNALAGRDAFSTNVVGGTTTMRSELPWPGADRVTLVDTPGLAEVRGEARAAEAAAVAQNADLVLLVVDGPLKAYEVELAEALLAMEKRLIVCLNKEDWYDARQESELTAQIAEQLPGVAREDVVAVRAGATQRPQVRVLADGCEETVLVDVPPNVEPLARRMLAVVKRDGGDLLLANLLLQSRGMVDEAKRQVRARLDERAEEIVSRSMWVAGGAAGINPIPLLDLAGGSAITLKMVLDLAKVYQQPLDVDLAAKMLEGLSKNLIAMVGATAATPALAGLVGSLLKTVPGIGTLAGGLVQGLVQALVTKWIGRVFIAYLQNEMKPPEGGLAETARREWSRVTTPEELKKLIHLGRSMLRG, from the coding sequence ATGAGTTTTCTCCCCCGCAAGCTTGGCCTCGTTCTGCTGGCGTTCGCCGCCGGGTGGGCTTACGCGGCGGTGGCGTGGTTCCCGACGATCGTCGACATCTACCAGCGGGTTCACGCCCAGCAGCCGTGGCTGGCGTACAGTTATCTGTCGGTCGTCGGCGCCGGGGGACTGACCCTCGCGGGGCTGACCGTCGGGATCATCGCCCACCTGTGGAAAAACTCCGCGGCGAAGGCCAAGAACGAGGCCCGCCGCAGCCGCGACCCGAGCGCCTTGTCGACCGGCGAGCGTCGCGACGAAATCGCCGACAATCTGGCTGCGGGGCGAGATTTTGCCGAGAGCGAGCACGCCGACCCGGCCGTGCGAACCAAGTTGCGCGAGGCGATTGTCGAACTGGAGTCGAAGCAATCGGCCCAACGGCTGGAGATTGCCGCATTCGGCACGATCTCCAGCGGCAAGAGCACGCTGCTGAACGCGCTCGCCGGGCGCGATGCGTTCAGCACCAACGTCGTCGGCGGGACGACGACGATGCGCAGCGAGCTTCCCTGGCCGGGCGCCGACCGCGTGACGCTGGTCGACACGCCGGGGCTGGCCGAAGTGCGCGGCGAAGCCCGCGCCGCCGAGGCGGCTGCGGTCGCTCAGAACGCCGACCTCGTGCTCTTGGTGGTCGACGGGCCGCTCAAGGCGTACGAGGTCGAGTTGGCCGAGGCGCTGCTTGCGATGGAGAAGCGGCTCATCGTCTGCCTCAACAAAGAGGACTGGTACGACGCACGGCAAGAGAGCGAGCTTACCGCGCAAATCGCCGAGCAGCTGCCGGGCGTCGCCCGCGAGGACGTCGTCGCGGTGCGCGCCGGGGCGACGCAGCGGCCGCAGGTGCGCGTGCTGGCTGACGGTTGCGAGGAGACGGTTCTGGTCGACGTGCCGCCGAACGTCGAGCCGCTCGCCCGGCGGATGCTGGCCGTGGTGAAGCGGGACGGCGGCGATCTGCTGCTCGCCAACCTGCTGTTGCAGTCGCGGGGGATGGTCGACGAGGCGAAGCGGCAGGTGCGCGCCCGGCTCGACGAGCGGGCCGAGGAGATCGTCAGTCGGTCCATGTGGGTCGCGGGGGGGGCGGCGGGGATCAACCCGATTCCGCTGTTGGACTTGGCCGGCGGGAGCGCGATCACGCTCAAGATGGTCCTCGATCTGGCCAAGGTCTACCAGCAACCGCTCGACGTCGACTTGGCGGCGAAGATGCTCGAGGGGCTCAGCAAGAACCTGATCGCCATGGTCGGCGCCACGGCCGCGACCCCGGCGTTGGCCGGGCTGGTGGGCTCGCTGCTGAAGACGGTCCCGGGGATCGGCACGCTCGCCGGCGGGCTGGTGCAGGGACTCGTCCAGGCGCTGGTCACCAAGTGGATCGGCCGAGTTTTCATCGCGTACCTGCAAAACGAAATGAAACCGCCCGAGGGAGGCCTCGCCGAAACGGCCCGCCGCGAATGGAGCCGCGTGACGACGCCCGAGGAGCTCAAGAAGCTGATCCACCTGGGGCGGAGCATGCTGCGGGGGTGA
- a CDS encoding GTP-binding protein produces the protein MTEATVNTSSPLADADYDASLAAIRRAVREFEGCRPAELEVLARDLDQLARMSEKLAAGRVEIAVFGEISTGKSAVINALLGEQRAAVNVRGGWTKDVWHASWTSAGYALPGFGASEVVLVDTPGLNEVDGAQRGEMATAAAERADLVLFVADSDLNEVEYRALVELAASNKPLIFVLNKSDLYRPQELEDLLTQFRGPRLAGVVAPDNIVVVAADPREVEYVIEAANGSTRSEWRKPSPRIDDLRLRVLEMLEADGKSLVALNAAMFAADKGDRMRALRVRLREDEANRVVWSFAVTKSLAVAINPVAVADVLGGMAVDAAMIVTLGRIYGIPVSRTNAQSLALSIAKSAGLVTVFEAVVSWASSAMKALTGGLSTALSHVPQGAAAGYGSYIVGQAARYYFQHGASWGNESPKQVVSQILANTDKKSVIEQLKAEIRKKIARNVHADEP, from the coding sequence ATGACCGAAGCAACCGTCAACACGTCATCCCCACTCGCCGACGCCGACTACGACGCCTCGCTCGCGGCGATTCGGCGGGCCGTGCGGGAGTTCGAGGGGTGTCGGCCCGCGGAGCTTGAGGTGCTCGCCCGCGATCTCGATCAACTCGCTCGGATGAGCGAGAAGCTGGCTGCGGGGCGGGTCGAGATCGCCGTGTTCGGCGAGATCAGCACCGGCAAGAGCGCCGTGATCAACGCCCTGCTCGGCGAGCAGCGGGCCGCAGTGAACGTCCGCGGCGGGTGGACCAAGGACGTGTGGCACGCTTCGTGGACCTCGGCCGGGTATGCCCTGCCTGGGTTCGGGGCGTCGGAGGTCGTGCTCGTCGACACGCCGGGCCTCAACGAGGTCGACGGCGCCCAACGGGGCGAGATGGCGACGGCCGCGGCCGAGCGGGCCGACTTGGTGCTGTTCGTCGCCGACAGCGATCTCAACGAGGTCGAGTACCGGGCGCTCGTCGAGCTCGCCGCGAGCAACAAGCCGCTCATTTTCGTGCTGAACAAGAGCGACCTGTACCGCCCGCAGGAGCTTGAGGACTTGCTGACCCAGTTCCGCGGTCCGCGGCTCGCCGGGGTCGTCGCCCCGGACAACATCGTCGTCGTTGCGGCCGATCCGCGCGAAGTCGAGTACGTGATCGAGGCGGCCAACGGGTCGACGCGCTCCGAATGGCGCAAGCCCTCGCCGCGAATCGACGATCTGCGGCTGCGGGTCCTGGAGATGCTCGAGGCCGACGGCAAGAGCCTTGTGGCGCTCAACGCAGCGATGTTCGCCGCCGACAAGGGGGATCGCATGCGGGCCCTGCGCGTGCGACTGCGCGAGGACGAGGCGAACCGGGTCGTGTGGAGCTTCGCCGTCACCAAGTCGCTGGCCGTGGCGATCAACCCGGTGGCGGTCGCCGACGTGCTGGGGGGGATGGCGGTCGACGCGGCGATGATCGTCACGCTGGGGCGGATCTACGGCATCCCCGTCAGCCGCACGAACGCCCAGTCGCTGGCGTTATCGATCGCCAAGAGCGCGGGGCTGGTGACGGTGTTCGAGGCGGTCGTCAGTTGGGCGAGCAGTGCGATGAAAGCCCTCACCGGCGGGTTGAGCACGGCGCTTTCGCACGTCCCGCAGGGCGCTGCGGCAGGGTACGGCAGTTACATCGTCGGGCAGGCCGCGCGGTACTACTTCCAGCACGGCGCCAGTTGGGGGAACGAATCGCCGAAGCAAGTCGTCAGCCAGATCCTGGCGAACACCGACAAGAAGTCGGTCATCGAACAGCTCAAGGCGGAGATCCGCAAGAAGATCGCCCGCAACGTCCATGCGGACGAGCCGTGA
- a CDS encoding MMPL family transporter, with the protein MSPLMFRRVLGAMIRWRWALLVLAAALGLVGAIVGSRLTLDRSIEKMFQADDPLLVPFERMKRTFGEHEIVMALYADPELASEAGLARVERLAARMREVPGVVAVVSLLEPPGASDFADAGRGARFRDMFAGYTHNASLDGAGVICLIERAGVGPTTRRETLARMRSAAADYDAAVLVGEPILVEEAFDLLERDGKLLNSWCTALVLAVILACFRRLTWLALPLATVWLALALTRGLLAASQLQLSMVSSMLGAIVTVVGVATVVHVMVRYQASRQRGLAPRRALLTTLEQLAVPVTFACLTDAAGFGALMVSRVGPVHDFGLMMALGSLLVLPSCALAAPSLTLAGGARDVVAPPAPDAARGWLVTGLEALLAWSTRHARLLIAGFGIAAVLAGWGTRRLELETDFTRNFRAGSSIVQAYEFVENRFGGAGVWDLMIPAPERVDGRWLAELVDREAAWRAANPNLGKAISLADALAAGLGSSTALRRAPTFALAAGMRLMRARMVEFVEAIDNVDPETGRRWLRVLLRSPEQLPAAEKAELIAQTTAAVRADYPEAEATGYYVLLTRLVESLLADQWTTFAVAAGVVLAMLAAAFRSVPLALAAVVPNMAPSLVLFGAMGWLGIRVNMGAAMIAAVSVGLSVDGSIHYVMLYQRLRRRGASVSAALVQAQDLVGRAATFATLALIVGFAALALSDFVPTAYFGVLVSLSMVGGLVGNLTVLPMLIAALSED; encoded by the coding sequence ATGTCTCCCCTCATGTTCCGCCGCGTCTTGGGCGCCATGATCCGTTGGCGGTGGGCGTTGTTGGTTCTGGCTGCGGCGCTGGGGCTCGTCGGAGCGATCGTAGGAAGCCGGCTGACGCTCGATCGGTCGATCGAGAAGATGTTTCAAGCCGACGACCCGCTGCTCGTTCCGTTCGAGCGAATGAAGCGCACGTTCGGCGAGCACGAAATCGTGATGGCGCTCTACGCCGACCCCGAGCTGGCAAGCGAAGCGGGGCTGGCTCGCGTCGAGCGACTCGCCGCGCGGATGCGCGAGGTCCCCGGCGTCGTCGCAGTCGTCTCGCTGCTCGAGCCGCCGGGGGCGAGCGACTTTGCCGACGCGGGGCGCGGAGCGCGGTTTCGCGACATGTTCGCCGGGTACACGCACAATGCGTCGCTCGACGGGGCGGGAGTGATCTGCCTGATCGAGCGTGCAGGGGTCGGCCCGACGACGCGCCGCGAGACCTTGGCGCGGATGCGCTCCGCAGCGGCTGATTATGACGCCGCCGTGCTGGTGGGGGAACCGATACTTGTCGAGGAAGCGTTCGACCTGCTCGAACGCGACGGCAAGCTGCTGAACTCTTGGTGCACGGCGCTGGTGCTCGCCGTGATCTTGGCTTGCTTCCGTCGGTTGACGTGGCTCGCTCTGCCGCTGGCGACGGTGTGGTTGGCGCTCGCGTTGACCCGCGGACTGTTGGCGGCGTCGCAATTGCAGTTGAGCATGGTCAGTTCGATGCTAGGGGCGATCGTCACGGTCGTCGGCGTGGCGACCGTGGTTCACGTGATGGTCCGGTATCAGGCGTCGCGGCAGCGCGGGCTGGCGCCGCGGCGGGCCCTGCTGACGACCCTCGAACAACTTGCCGTGCCGGTGACCTTCGCCTGTCTGACCGATGCGGCCGGGTTCGGCGCTTTGATGGTCTCGCGCGTCGGCCCCGTGCACGATTTTGGGCTGATGATGGCGCTGGGCAGCTTGCTCGTGCTGCCGAGTTGTGCGCTGGCGGCGCCAAGCCTGACGTTGGCCGGCGGGGCGCGCGACGTCGTCGCCCCCCCCGCGCCCGATGCGGCGCGGGGTTGGCTCGTCACCGGGCTCGAGGCGCTGTTGGCGTGGTCGACAAGACACGCCCGGCTGCTGATCGCAGGGTTCGGAATCGCGGCGGTGTTGGCCGGTTGGGGAACCCGACGACTCGAACTGGAGACCGACTTCACGCGCAATTTTCGCGCCGGCAGTTCCATCGTCCAGGCGTACGAGTTCGTCGAGAATCGCTTCGGAGGCGCAGGCGTGTGGGACCTGATGATCCCGGCGCCAGAGCGAGTCGACGGCCGCTGGCTCGCCGAACTTGTCGACCGCGAAGCCGCTTGGCGGGCCGCGAATCCCAATCTCGGCAAGGCGATCTCGCTGGCCGATGCGCTCGCCGCAGGATTGGGCAGTTCGACTGCGCTGCGCCGTGCGCCGACATTCGCTCTGGCCGCGGGGATGCGACTGATGCGAGCCCGGATGGTCGAGTTCGTCGAGGCGATCGACAACGTCGACCCCGAGACCGGTCGCAGATGGTTGCGCGTGCTGCTCCGTTCGCCGGAGCAGCTTCCCGCGGCGGAGAAGGCCGAGTTGATCGCGCAAACGACCGCCGCGGTGCGGGCGGACTATCCCGAGGCGGAGGCGACCGGATACTACGTGCTGCTCACCCGACTGGTGGAAAGTCTCCTGGCCGACCAGTGGACGACGTTCGCCGTGGCGGCGGGGGTCGTGCTGGCGATGCTGGCGGCGGCGTTTCGCAGCGTGCCGCTCGCGCTGGCGGCGGTCGTGCCCAACATGGCGCCCTCGCTGGTGCTGTTCGGGGCGATGGGTTGGCTGGGGATTCGCGTCAACATGGGCGCCGCGATGATCGCCGCGGTCAGCGTCGGGCTGAGCGTCGACGGCAGCATCCACTACGTCATGCTGTACCAACGGCTGCGGCGGCGCGGCGCGAGCGTCTCCGCGGCGCTCGTGCAGGCCCAGGACTTGGTTGGTCGAGCGGCGACGTTCGCCACGCTTGCGCTGATCGTCGGATTCGCGGCCTTGGCGCTGAGCGACTTTGTCCCCACGGCCTATTTCGGCGTGCTGGTGAGTTTGTCGATGGTCGGCGGGCTCGTGGGGAACCTCACGGTGCTGCCGATGTTGATCGCGGCGCTTTCCGAGGACTGA
- a CDS encoding right-handed parallel beta-helix repeat-containing protein, with translation MLQTPWFVAKLLIPTCLGVWLASSARAAADEPTFIERLGVVYGAQADERGPLGGGEGYRATVAGGDFEVATLDELLAALAQAQAGQTVFLPGETEIDLTARIYVDKLVLEIPSGVTLAGNRGVDGSRGAILVSDALDTPVMIRALGPDVRITGLRLQGPCPKRHLDHHRRAMELEGPEYRRYYYKFPTSNGIVTEHDRLEVDNCDISAFAHAGIDLRRGTGHHVHHSSIHHCQYQGLGYGVCHNVATSTIERNLFNWNRHSIAGTGRPGSGYVAAHNVELGESLSHCFDMHGGRDRRDGTNVAGTSIEIRNNTFRALAIAVKIRGVPEDRCQVHHNWIARHLDNQPPVVAEAGTTVEQNAYGEPGEVR, from the coding sequence ATGCTGCAAACACCCTGGTTCGTCGCAAAGCTATTGATTCCCACTTGCCTCGGCGTCTGGCTCGCTTCGTCGGCCCGCGCAGCAGCGGACGAGCCGACGTTCATCGAGCGCTTGGGCGTCGTCTACGGCGCCCAAGCGGACGAGCGCGGGCCCCTCGGCGGAGGAGAGGGTTACCGCGCGACCGTCGCCGGAGGCGACTTCGAGGTCGCGACGCTGGACGAACTGTTGGCCGCGCTTGCGCAAGCTCAAGCCGGACAAACGGTGTTCCTCCCCGGCGAGACCGAGATCGACCTCACCGCGCGGATCTACGTCGACAAGCTTGTGCTCGAAATCCCCTCCGGCGTGACGCTGGCCGGCAATCGGGGCGTCGACGGCTCGCGCGGGGCGATCCTCGTCAGCGACGCTCTCGACACCCCCGTGATGATCCGCGCCCTGGGCCCCGACGTGCGGATCACGGGCTTGCGGCTGCAGGGGCCCTGCCCCAAACGGCATCTCGACCACCATCGCCGCGCGATGGAGCTCGAAGGGCCCGAGTATCGCCGTTACTACTACAAGTTCCCCACGAGCAACGGGATCGTCACGGAGCACGATCGGCTCGAGGTCGACAACTGCGACATCTCGGCGTTCGCCCATGCGGGGATCGACCTGCGCCGCGGAACGGGGCACCATGTTCACCACTCGTCGATTCACCACTGCCAATACCAGGGGCTGGGGTACGGCGTCTGTCACAACGTGGCGACCTCGACGATCGAGCGCAATCTGTTCAACTGGAACCGCCACTCGATTGCGGGGACGGGGCGCCCGGGGTCGGGCTACGTGGCCGCCCACAACGTTGAACTGGGGGAGTCGCTCAGCCACTGCTTCGACATGCACGGCGGACGCGACCGCCGGGACGGAACGAACGTCGCCGGCACGTCGATCGAGATCCGCAACAACACGTTCCGCGCCCTCGCGATCGCGGTGAAGATACGCGGCGTCCCGGAAGACCGCTGCCAAGTGCATCACAACTGGATCGCAAGGCATCTCGACAACCAACCGCCGGTGGTCGCCGAGGCGGGAACGACCGTCGAGCAGAACGCCTACGGCGAGCCGGGCGAGGTGCGGTGA
- a CDS encoding DUF1559 domain-containing protein: MPRQGAFHPRAFTLVELLVVMGILGALVALLLPAVQSAREAARRTQCANNLRQVGVALQTYHAAYGELPIGCLDKRIPRVNPAGRQLSWLAAILPQMDQAPLAARLDATAAFDSAANRAAAETPVASFLCPSVVRWASRREGAFVTTVLQGAAELFAAAAADYGGIYGATYKSPSANGVLLYDRAVALREVTDGASRTLAVAEDAGRGAAMDGQWINGENVFDTTGQVNVEQDNEIWSDHPQGAQGAFCDGSVRWIDAALDVAIVEAMATRAGEEVEHAR; this comes from the coding sequence ATGCCACGGCAGGGAGCATTTCATCCGCGGGCGTTTACGCTGGTCGAACTGTTGGTCGTCATGGGGATTCTCGGCGCGCTGGTCGCGCTGCTTCTCCCGGCGGTTCAGAGTGCGCGCGAGGCGGCTCGTCGGACCCAGTGCGCCAACAACCTGCGGCAAGTCGGCGTCGCGCTGCAAACTTATCACGCGGCCTACGGCGAATTGCCGATCGGGTGTCTCGACAAGCGAATCCCCCGGGTGAACCCCGCGGGACGGCAGTTGAGTTGGCTTGCGGCGATTCTTCCGCAGATGGATCAGGCCCCCCTTGCCGCGCGGCTCGATGCGACGGCCGCGTTCGATTCGGCGGCGAACCGCGCGGCGGCGGAGACCCCGGTGGCGTCGTTTCTGTGTCCCAGCGTCGTCCGCTGGGCCAGCCGCCGCGAAGGGGCGTTCGTCACGACCGTGTTGCAGGGAGCCGCTGAGCTGTTCGCCGCCGCGGCCGCCGACTACGGCGGCATCTACGGGGCGACCTACAAGAGTCCCTCGGCCAACGGCGTGCTGTTGTACGACCGGGCCGTTGCGCTCCGCGAAGTGACCGACGGCGCGTCTCGCACGCTGGCGGTCGCCGAGGACGCGGGTCGCGGCGCCGCAATGGACGGTCAGTGGATCAACGGCGAGAACGTGTTCGACACGACCGGCCAAGTGAACGTCGAACAGGACAACGAGATCTGGAGCGATCATCCCCAGGGTGCGCAAGGCGCGTTCTGCGACGGCAGCGTGCGGTGGATCGACGCCGCACTCGACGTGGCGATCGTCGAGGCGATGGCGACCCGCGCCGGAGAGGAGGTCGAGCATGCACGCTGA
- a CDS encoding PEP-CTERM sorting domain-containing protein, which translates to MKRFAPLAAVIALVFAAGAWAGPYSGPTDTAHAVDAAIPAASPLFVEWADAIDPARTAYAPRGSAAINPGGTNSLGDLDADEIAAGAQPGYITVTFPSGIRNGAGPDFAVFENGFVFPSDPYLFAELAYVEVSSNGVDFARFPSVSTNIDWQGTFGQSFGGFDMTNVHNLAGKHASGFGTPFDLDDLTSDPLVIGGQVDLAAIAFVKLVDIPGNGAFVDSSGSPILDTWLGTGGTAGYDFRLGVGHGVGVINAIPEPLSLSLAALGAICLAYSRRGVC; encoded by the coding sequence ATGAAACGCTTCGCACCGCTCGCCGCGGTCATTGCTCTCGTATTCGCCGCCGGCGCTTGGGCCGGGCCCTATTCAGGGCCGACGGATACGGCTCACGCCGTCGACGCTGCGATTCCCGCGGCGAGTCCCCTGTTCGTCGAGTGGGCCGATGCGATCGACCCGGCGCGGACGGCGTACGCTCCTCGCGGCTCGGCCGCGATCAACCCCGGCGGGACGAACAGCTTGGGGGATCTCGACGCCGATGAAATTGCCGCCGGTGCGCAGCCTGGCTACATCACCGTGACTTTCCCAAGCGGCATCCGCAACGGCGCGGGGCCCGACTTCGCAGTGTTCGAGAACGGGTTCGTGTTCCCGAGCGATCCCTACTTGTTCGCCGAGTTGGCGTACGTCGAGGTCTCGTCCAACGGCGTCGACTTCGCCCGATTCCCGTCGGTCAGCACGAACATCGACTGGCAAGGGACGTTCGGCCAGTCCTTCGGCGGGTTCGACATGACCAATGTTCACAATCTCGCTGGAAAGCATGCGAGCGGTTTTGGCACACCGTTCGATCTCGACGACTTGACGAGCGATCCGCTGGTGATCGGCGGACAGGTCGATCTCGCGGCGATCGCCTTTGTGAAACTAGTTGACATCCCCGGCAACGGCGCCTTCGTCGACAGCAGCGGTAGTCCGATTCTCGACACATGGTTGGGGACAGGGGGAACAGCAGGATACGATTTCCGACTCGGCGTCGGTCACGGAGTGGGCGTGATCAACGCGATCCCGGAACCGCTTTCACTGTCGCTAGCAGCGCTTGGCGCCATTTGCTTGGCATATTCGCGGCGCGGTGTATGTTGA
- a CDS encoding shikimate dehydrogenase → MSRLVQQDVCCLLGDPVAGNPNHYMLEKAFEVADLDWRFLTFEVSARDFEGALRGVRIFGFRGVMLAPPHRGRVHAYLEQTTDAARISGQVNCLHQVDGKLHGHNTEGLALRRLLEPHAPMKGATAVILGGGRLAHSIAAELALAGAAALRFVCLDPGQVDTLQTTIGNLKEPPACSTLVWPNEGMLEIDEGTTLVINTTPLGRFDQRTSLPIDLAALGKKTIVADVVYNPPLSPLLRAARERKLTTIDGLTLLVERAAAAFEIWTGASPDREAMSDAVEEFLQL, encoded by the coding sequence GTGTCTCGCCTCGTCCAACAAGACGTTTGTTGCCTGCTAGGGGATCCCGTCGCGGGGAATCCCAACCACTACATGCTGGAGAAGGCGTTCGAGGTCGCGGATCTGGATTGGCGGTTTCTGACGTTCGAGGTCTCGGCCCGCGATTTCGAGGGGGCCTTGCGGGGAGTGCGGATCTTCGGCTTCCGCGGAGTGATGCTCGCCCCGCCCCATCGGGGGCGGGTGCACGCCTACCTGGAACAGACCACCGATGCCGCCCGGATCAGCGGGCAGGTGAACTGCCTCCACCAAGTCGACGGCAAGCTGCACGGCCATAACACCGAGGGTCTCGCCTTGCGGCGGTTGCTCGAGCCGCACGCCCCGATGAAGGGGGCGACGGCCGTCATCCTCGGCGGGGGGCGGCTCGCCCATTCGATCGCGGCGGAACTGGCCCTGGCCGGAGCCGCGGCTTTGCGGTTCGTCTGCCTCGATCCGGGGCAGGTCGATACGCTGCAGACGACGATCGGCAATCTCAAGGAGCCTCCCGCGTGCTCGACGCTCGTCTGGCCGAACGAGGGGATGCTGGAGATCGACGAGGGGACGACCCTGGTGATCAACACGACCCCCTTGGGGCGATTCGACCAGCGCACGTCGCTGCCGATCGACCTCGCGGCGCTCGGCAAGAAGACGATCGTCGCCGACGTCGTCTACAACCCGCCGCTGTCGCCGCTGCTGCGAGCGGCGCGCGAGCGGAAGCTGACGACGATCGACGGGTTGACGCTGCTCGTGGAGCGGGCCGCCGCGGCGTTCGAAATCTGGACCGGCGCCAGCCCCGATCGCGAGGCGATGAGCGACGCGGTCGAGGAGTTTCTGCAACTGTAG
- the bioD gene encoding dethiobiotin synthase — MTCGLFIAGTSTEVGKTRIGAMIARELFGAGRRVGVYKPAASGCRIEAGRVVADDAVRLWEAAGRPLTTDEVCPQRFLAPVSPPRAATAEGRRVDERLLRAGLAPWLAASEIVLVEGAGGLMSPLGDATYNIDLAADFGFPLVIVAANELGAVNHSLQTIVTARARAPRLPIAGIVLNQAALREGDASLATNADDLAERCGVPLLATVAHGGEQFSSTIDWFALAGDS; from the coding sequence ATGACGTGCGGTCTGTTCATCGCCGGGACGAGCACCGAGGTCGGCAAGACCCGCATCGGGGCGATGATTGCGCGGGAACTCTTCGGTGCGGGGCGTCGCGTCGGAGTCTACAAGCCCGCGGCCAGCGGCTGTCGCATCGAGGCGGGCCGCGTCGTCGCCGACGATGCGGTCAGGTTGTGGGAGGCCGCGGGGAGGCCGCTGACGACGGACGAAGTTTGCCCGCAGCGTTTCCTTGCCCCCGTTTCGCCCCCGCGCGCTGCGACGGCCGAGGGACGCCGCGTCGACGAGCGCCTGTTGCGGGCAGGTCTGGCGCCGTGGCTCGCCGCGAGCGAAATCGTGCTCGTCGAGGGCGCCGGCGGGCTGATGTCGCCGTTGGGAGACGCGACCTACAACATCGACCTCGCCGCCGACTTCGGCTTTCCGCTGGTGATCGTCGCGGCGAACGAGTTGGGGGCCGTCAACCATTCGCTGCAGACGATCGTCACGGCCCGAGCTCGCGCACCACGGCTGCCGATTGCCGGGATCGTGCTGAACCAAGCGGCGCTGCGCGAAGGGGACGCGAGTCTCGCAACGAATGCGGACGATCTCGCCGAGCGGTGCGGCGTGCCGCTCTTGGCGACGGTGGCCCACGGCGGCGAACAGTTCTCGTCGACAATCGATTGGTTCGCTCTCGCCGGCGACTCGTAG
- the genX gene encoding EF-P lysine aminoacylase GenX — protein MTDDDSSRFALHRERLQQRAALLARLRAFFAARGFVEVATPLLCDEVIPELHIEPIAVEGRWLQASPELSMKRLLAEGMPAIVQIGPAFRRGEHGRLHNPEFTMVEWYRVGDDFVAGVSLLAELCRELLGGDVPITQTAYADALATHAGIDPHQASLAELARASERLAVVVPADMPEDRDEWLNLLLAAAVEPRLGAAGPEILCDYPPSQAALAATRIDPQGNVVAERFELYWRGVELANGYHELTDGTELRRRFEEVNARRVADGRAALPLPEKFLAAHARLPPCSGCALGFDRLAMLASGAGSIAEVMTFAWEE, from the coding sequence GTGACCGACGACGATTCGTCACGATTTGCTCTGCACCGCGAACGCTTGCAGCAACGAGCCGCGTTGCTCGCCAGGCTGCGAGCATTCTTCGCCGCGCGGGGTTTCGTCGAGGTCGCGACTCCGCTGCTCTGCGACGAAGTGATTCCTGAATTGCACATCGAGCCGATCGCTGTCGAAGGGAGGTGGCTGCAGGCGTCGCCCGAGTTGTCGATGAAGCGACTTCTCGCCGAGGGGATGCCGGCGATCGTGCAAATCGGCCCTGCGTTTCGGCGGGGAGAGCATGGGCGGCTCCACAACCCCGAGTTCACGATGGTCGAGTGGTATCGCGTCGGCGACGACTTCGTCGCCGGGGTGAGCTTGCTTGCCGAATTGTGCCGAGAGTTGCTCGGCGGGGACGTGCCGATCACGCAAACCGCCTATGCCGACGCGTTGGCGACTCACGCCGGGATCGATCCGCACCAAGCGTCGCTCGCGGAATTGGCTCGCGCTTCGGAGCGACTTGCCGTGGTCGTCCCGGCGGACATGCCGGAGGATCGCGACGAGTGGCTCAACCTGCTGCTGGCGGCGGCGGTGGAGCCGCGACTCGGGGCGGCTGGGCCGGAAATTTTGTGCGACTACCCGCCGAGCCAAGCGGCCCTCGCCGCGACGCGAATCGACCCCCAGGGGAACGTGGTTGCCGAGCGGTTCGAACTGTACTGGCGCGGGGTCGAACTGGCTAACGGCTACCACGAACTGACCGACGGGACCGAGTTGCGGCGTCGGTTTGAGGAAGTGAACGCCCGTCGCGTCGCCGACGGGCGGGCGGCGCTGCCGCTGCCGGAGAAGTTCCTCGCCGCCCACGCCCGTCTGCCGCCGTGCAGCGGCTGCGCCCTGGGCTTCGACCGGCTGGCGATGCTCGCCAGCGGCGCCGGCAGCATCGCGGAGGTGATGACGTTTGCGTGGGAAGAGTGA